In Malus sylvestris chromosome 15, drMalSylv7.2, whole genome shotgun sequence, a single genomic region encodes these proteins:
- the LOC126602788 gene encoding uncharacterized protein LOC126602788 → MEKIYEVKLQNIRKEDVNLTLWGDTAKTFDFKALEHLTPPVLGVFTSLKVRQFRENIVLNSSISTMIFINPDIPEAAPYKAIFVGPAHSVKMLSTSARQLMGSEQLENAEKMSVQDLNILDPDLYKNTSVLCRAAVTRFDTHAGWWYKACPCCYKQLRKDENNDMLICVKHNVQIPLPW, encoded by the exons ATGGAGAAAATATATGAAGTTAAGTTGCAAAATATCAG GAAAGAAGATGTTAACCTGACGTTGTGGGGTGACACTGCAAAGACTTTTGATTTCAAAGCTCTGGAACACTTGACACCACCAGTTTTGGGTGTTTTTACAAGCCTTAAAGTTAGACAATTCAGAG AAAATATTGTGCTGAACAGCAGTATTTCCACAATGATTTTCATCAATCCAGACATTCCTGAGGCAGCACCTTACAAAGCAAT CTTTGTTGGTCCGGCTCATTCTGTAAAAATGTTGTCAACATCAGCAAGGCAATTAATGGGATCAGAACAATTAGAAAACGCTGAAAAAATGTCTGTTcaggatttgaatattttggatCCAGATTTGTATAAG AACACTTCAGTCTTATGTAGAGCAGCTGTTACACGTTTTGACACGCATGCTGGCTGGTGGTACAAAGCATGTCCATGCTGCTACAAACAACTTAGAAAGGATGAAAATAATGACATGCTAATTTGTGTAAAGCACAATGTTCAAATTCCCCTTCCCTGGTAA